In Vigna unguiculata cultivar IT97K-499-35 chromosome 3, ASM411807v1, whole genome shotgun sequence, a single genomic region encodes these proteins:
- the LOC114176151 gene encoding agamous-like MADS-box protein AGL14 isoform X1, whose protein sequence is MVRGKTQMKRIENETSRQVTFSKRRNGLLKKAFELSVLCDAEVALIIFSTRGRLYEFSSSTSRCYSINKTVERYQRKIKDLGDSHKGIHENTQILKDGDMSMAKRIEHLENSRRKLLGDELDTCSLDELRQVENQLERSLEKIRARKNQLFKEQIEKLKEEEKCLLQVNKRLRQQYMIERRRYLSDEDLEVVTEKREEEVETELFIGRPEKQMTLKLKPGSHERAHKCLHMEN, encoded by the exons ATGGTGAGGGGGAAAACTCAGATGAAGCGCATCGAAAACGAAACGAGTAGGCAAGTCACCTTCTCGAAGAGAAGGAACGGCTTGCTGAAGAAGGCCTTTGAGCTTTCGGTGCTGTGCGATGCTGAAGTCGCACTCATCATCTTCTCCACCAGAGGGAGGCTTTACGAGTTCTCCAGTTCAACTTCAAG ATGCTACAGTATAAACAAAACAGTTGAACGCTATCAAAGGAAGATCAAGGACCTTGGTGACAGCCACAAAGGAATCCATGAAAATACACAG ATTCTGAAGGACGGTGATATGAGCATGGCAAAGAGAATCGAGCACCTAGAAAATTCCAGAAG GAAGCTTTTGGGAGATGAATTGGACACATGCAGTCTTGACGAGTTACGACAGGTAGAGAATCAGCTCGAACGCAGCTTGGAAAAAATTAGGGCAAGAAAG AATCAATTGTTCAAGGAGCAAATTGAGAAGTTAAAAGAAGAG GAAAAGTGCTTACTCCAAGTAAATAAACGCTTACGCCAGCAG TACATGATTGAACGACGGCGTTATTTGAGTGATGAGGATTTGGAAGTGGTGACAGAAAAGAGGGAAGAAGAGGTGGAGACGGAGTTATTCATAGGAAGACCTGAGAAACAAATGACGTTAAAGTTGAAACCAGGAAGCCATGAAAGAGCTCATAAATGCCTACACATGGAAAATTAA
- the LOC114176151 gene encoding agamous-like MADS-box protein AGL14 isoform X2, whose translation MVRGKTQMKRIENETSRQVTFSKRRNGLLKKAFELSVLCDAEVALIIFSTRGRLYEFSSSTSSINKTVERYQRKIKDLGDSHKGIHENTQILKDGDMSMAKRIEHLENSRRKLLGDELDTCSLDELRQVENQLERSLEKIRARKNQLFKEQIEKLKEEEKCLLQVNKRLRQQYMIERRRYLSDEDLEVVTEKREEEVETELFIGRPEKQMTLKLKPGSHERAHKCLHMEN comes from the exons ATGGTGAGGGGGAAAACTCAGATGAAGCGCATCGAAAACGAAACGAGTAGGCAAGTCACCTTCTCGAAGAGAAGGAACGGCTTGCTGAAGAAGGCCTTTGAGCTTTCGGTGCTGTGCGATGCTGAAGTCGCACTCATCATCTTCTCCACCAGAGGGAGGCTTTACGAGTTCTCCAGTTCAACTTCAAG TATAAACAAAACAGTTGAACGCTATCAAAGGAAGATCAAGGACCTTGGTGACAGCCACAAAGGAATCCATGAAAATACACAG ATTCTGAAGGACGGTGATATGAGCATGGCAAAGAGAATCGAGCACCTAGAAAATTCCAGAAG GAAGCTTTTGGGAGATGAATTGGACACATGCAGTCTTGACGAGTTACGACAGGTAGAGAATCAGCTCGAACGCAGCTTGGAAAAAATTAGGGCAAGAAAG AATCAATTGTTCAAGGAGCAAATTGAGAAGTTAAAAGAAGAG GAAAAGTGCTTACTCCAAGTAAATAAACGCTTACGCCAGCAG TACATGATTGAACGACGGCGTTATTTGAGTGATGAGGATTTGGAAGTGGTGACAGAAAAGAGGGAAGAAGAGGTGGAGACGGAGTTATTCATAGGAAGACCTGAGAAACAAATGACGTTAAAGTTGAAACCAGGAAGCCATGAAAGAGCTCATAAATGCCTACACATGGAAAATTAA